The following coding sequences lie in one Frankiales bacterium genomic window:
- a CDS encoding dihydrofolate reductase, with protein MNPRISVYIAASLDGFIARPDGDLDWLHAAAAEGEDYGYDEFLAGIDLVAMGRGTYDHIAGIDPVPYGGRPVEVFTSRPPAPREGVAFVAQPASDAVARWTVQGVRNVYVDGGELIRQFLAIGAVDDLVVTVVPLILGEGLALFPPSGVETPLRLTGTQSWPSGMVQLRYAVARPAAGS; from the coding sequence GTGAACCCTCGCATCTCCGTCTACATCGCCGCGAGCCTCGACGGCTTCATCGCCCGTCCCGACGGCGACCTCGACTGGCTGCACGCCGCGGCGGCCGAGGGCGAGGACTACGGCTACGACGAGTTCCTGGCCGGCATCGACCTCGTCGCCATGGGGCGCGGCACCTACGACCACATCGCCGGCATCGACCCCGTGCCGTACGGCGGCCGCCCGGTCGAGGTCTTCACCTCGCGCCCGCCCGCGCCGCGCGAGGGCGTCGCGTTCGTGGCGCAGCCGGCGTCGGACGCCGTGGCCCGCTGGACGGTGCAGGGCGTGCGGAACGTCTACGTCGACGGCGGCGAGCTGATCCGGCAGTTCCTCGCGATCGGCGCGGTCGACGACCTCGTGGTCACGGTCGTGCCGCTGATCCTCGGCGAGGGGCTGGCGCTGTTCCCGCCGTCCGGCGTCGAGACGCCCCTGCGACTCACGGGCACGCAGAGCTGGCCGAGCGGCATGGTGCAGCTGCGCTACGCCGTCGCCCGGCCCGCGGCGGGCTCCTGA